The region AATAGTCAATTTCATATGGAAGGATTTTACAAAAACATGGAGAATATTTATATGCATCAGAGAGTTGTTTTAGAAGCTATGTTTTATTATAGTATGGAGTTTAGCAATGCATGAATTAGCAATTGCCCAGAGTGTTCTCGATATTGCCCTGAGTACGGCTGCCAGCCACAATGCAAGGAGAGTTACAGGCATCAAAATACTGGCCGGCGAACTTACCGGTGTTGTGCCTGAGGCACTGGAATTCAGCTTTGCCGCGTTAGCCGGGAATACTATTGCCGCTGACGCCGGCCTGTCGGTAAGTATTGTCCCGCTGCGCGGCCGCTGCCGCGACTGTCGGGAAGAGTTTGCAATTCTTAGTCGCCGTTTTTTTTGTCCTTGTTGCGGTTCGCCGGGAGTAGAAATTACCGCCGGGCGCGAGCTCAGCGTTGAGTATGTGGAGGTAGAATGAGTGGAAGTCAAGGTAATGGCCCAAATACTAGACAAAAATGACAAGCTGGCCAGAGAAATCAATCAGCAGCTTACAGCTCGGGGAATTTATGCCCTTAATCTCCTTGGGTCTCCCGGAGCCGGAAAAACAGCACTGTTGGAAGCGACTATCAGCCGCTTGAAGAACGAGGTTAAACTGGCAGTTATTGAAGGAGACCTCTATACTGACAAGGATAAAGACCGCATTGCCCGCCACGGTGTGCCGGTATTTCAAATTAATACCGCGGGCGGCTGTCACTTGGATGCAACCATGGTTGAGCAGGCGCTTGCAAGCTTAGACTTAAGCGGAATTGAACTGCTGATTATTGAAAATGTCGGTAACCTAGTATGTCCGGCTAATTTTAATGTTGGCGAACATGCTAAAGTTGTGGTGCTTAGTGTCACTGAAGGAGAGGATAAGCCACTTAAATATCCTTTGGTATTTCAGGAATCAAGTGCTGTGGTTTTGAATAAAATTGATTTATTACCATACACCAACTTTAACCTTGATACGGCAACTGCTGATATTAAAACAATAAATTCCGGTATTCAGTTGTTTAACATTTCATGTCGCTCAGGAGAGGGACTGCATGAATGGTGTTGTTGGCTCAAAGGTATGGCTTCAACTGTCAGCAGGCAAGCAAAAGTATAATGACAAGGAGCAAATTTAATGGGCGATTTGTCCACAAAGGAACAGGAGATTGAAAGAGTACGTTTTCGCCTCCACCAACTTGTTGTTAACAAGCGGGGGAATTTGTCAGATAAAGAAGTAGCCGAACTCAGCTCGCATCTAGATAGGTTGATCGTTGAATATCAACACGCCCGGGGCGGAAACCAAAACCGAGCACTAGCTAATAAAAAAGACTTGTGGAAATAGAAAGTTCCCTATCAAGATTTATATCCCATGATTGTAAATAGGTTTCCGCTGCCAGAGGCTAACTCGTATACCTCTGGTTTTTATTATCCTGGCAGAAAGTATAACTCTCTGCCAGGATAAGGGCAACATCGGCTTCCGCTTTCGCCAAAGGCTCGGCGCAAGCCGTGTTTTCTTTATGGCAAGAGTTAATATTCTTAATTACCATACAATTAATGACGCAACCATGTGAAGTATTTTTAAAAAGTACAGTGCTTGGACTTGTCGCTAAAATACAGAATACTGTCACAACTTTTGCATAATATGGAAGTATAGCAGGTTACATTTCCGCAAAAGGAGATTGGCAAGTAGCTTTAAGCTTTATGATGAGCCACAATTAAGCGATAGGAGGGAAACCATGTCCCAAAAAGATGGTTTGCATGAAGACTTACATCGTGGCTTGCAGGAGCGGCATGTTCAGCTTATTGCTCTCGGCGGCGCTATCGGTGTTGGTTTGTTTCTCGGATCAGCATCAGCAATCATAATTGCCGGGCCGGCATTGATGCTTTCTTATTTTGCGGGTGGTATCATCATCTTCTACATAATGCGGGCGTTGGGAGAAGTGGCTGCGGCATACCCGGTATCAGGCTCTTTCAGTGCCTATGCCGGCGCTTTTTTAGGGCCGCTGGCAGGATATATTACCGGCTGGACATACTGGTTTATGTGGGTTGTAACTTGTATGGCCGAAATAACAGCAGTTGGCGTGTATGTTCAGTTCTGGCTGCCGGAAGTGCCGCAATGGTTACCGGCACTGGCAGCATTGGTGGGCATGACGGTTGTTAACCTGATTGCTGTCGAGGCTTACGGCGAGTTTGAGTTTTGGTTTGCTCTTATCAAGGTCCTCACGATTATTGCTATGATTGTTGCCGGTTTAGCTATGATACTTTTTGGTGTTGGCAATAACGGCGTGCCTATTGGCATATCCAATCTGTGGAGTGAAGGAGGTTTTTTCCCAAAAGGGCTGCCGGGGATAATAATGTCGCTGGTTATGGTTATGTTTGCCTATCTGGGAATTGAACTTATCGGCGTTACGGCAGGCGAGGCTAAAGATCCGGAAAAGACGCTGCCGGCGGCTATTGATAAAGTGTTCTGGCGAATCCTTATCTTTTATGTAGGCGCATTGTTTGTTATTATGTCTTTATATCCCTGGAATCAGCTTGGGAGCATTGGCAGCCCGTTTGTACTCACGTTCGAAAAATTAGGGGTGCGGGCAGCTGCCGGTATAATAAATTTTGTAGTATTGACTGCGGCGCTATCGTCTTGCAATAGCGGTATATTTAGTACCGGCCGCATGCTTTACAATTTGTCGTTGCAGGGGAGGGCGCCCAAATATTTTGGTAGGTTAAATAGCCGGAAAGTTCCCATTAACGGTATTTTGGTGTCAGCCTTTTTTCTGTTGATTGGGGTGGTGCTTAACTACCTGGCGCCAGGTAAGGTATTTACCTATGTAACTAGTGTAAGTACCTTTGCCGCGTTGTGGGTGTGGGCTATAATTTTGCTTGTGCAAATGAAGTTTCGACAGGGATTAACTTATGCACAGCAGGCCAGGCTCAAATATCCGATGCCCGGTTATCCGGTAGTCAACTGGGCCTGCCTGGCATTTCTTGCTTTGGTGGCCGCGGTTTTATGCTTTGATCCTGATACGCTGGTGGCTATGGTTGTTGGCTCTATCTGGCTCGTGCTGCTTATTGTCACCTACTATGCTTTTGGTTGGAATAAACCGCAACTGTCACGCCCAAATACTAAAAAAATTAAATGATTGAGCTACAACTCTGCGGTTAAAAATAAAGAGGCTGTTATTGAGCGAGCGGCCGGCATTTTAAAGGAGGAGGAGAAGATATGGAAATGAGCATGTTTAGCCGCCCGGTATGGGCTGAAATTGATTTGAAAGCTATTGAAAATAACGTACGTGAAATAAAGAAGGTCCTCAAACCGGGTGTTAAATTTTGTGCGGTAGTTAAGGCTGACGCCTATGGGCACGGGGCGGTAGCGGTAGCCCGGACCGCACTGGCAAACGGCGCCGATCGCTTAGCGGTGGCTATTTTAAATGAAGCTATTGAACTCAGACAGGCTGGTTTTACCGTACCCATCCTTATTCTGGGCTATACGCCGCTTTATCAAGCTGAAATGGTGGCAGCTTACGGTATAACTCAGACTCTATTTACCCTTGACGCTGCCCAAGCGCTATCGGCGGCGGCTGTCCGTCTCAATACCCGGATAAAGGTACATATTAAAATTGATACCGGCATGAGCCGGATTGGCATCCCGCCGGCTTATGCCGGGGAATTTGCCGCCCAGGTGGCTGCTTTGCCGGGCCTGGAACTAGAAGGCGTATTTTCCCATTTTGCCACTGCCGACAGTGTGGACAAGACCTACGCCTATGAGCAGTTATCCAGGTTTACTCAAGCGCTGGCCGGCATTGAAGCCCGGGGGATCACTGTACCTGTCCGTCATATTGCCAACAGCGCGGCCACATTAGAATTACCGGAAGCCCAGTTTGATATGGTACGTCCGGGAATTATCCTGTATGGTCTCTGGCCTTCGGACGAAGTAGCGCAAACTGTTAATTTAAAACCGGCTATGCGCTTACAAGCCCAGGTGGCATACGTTAAGGACATTACGGCCGGCACAACTGTTAGTTATGGTCAGACGTACCGGGCTAAGGATCTAAGGCGGATTGCCACATTACCTGTCGGTTATGCCGACGGTTGGACACGGCTGCTTTCAGGTAAAGCCAGTGTTAGTATCAGAGGGCGCCAAGCGCCGTTAGTTGGACGAATATGCATGGACCAGTGTATGGCTGACGTTACCGATATCCCAGGAGTAGCAGCAGGGGATGTTGCCACCCTGTTTGGACCTGGCGGCATGGCGGTTGACGAGGTGGCCGCTAAGCTTGGTACCATTAACTATGAGCTTGTGTGCATGATCGGCAAGCGTGTACCGCGAGTATACACGAATACACAATGAATGGAAACAAAAATTTACAAACGGTACGATAAATTGCCATGAAATCGGAAACAATAGTTTCCAAGGCGCCCTGCTGATTATAAATTGGTTAGCTTGAAGTTGTTCGGGCAAGCAGTATGATGCAGTAATTTCAAGGCTTAACCTGCTTGGGATGTACATTTTTTTGGGACACCATGAGTTTGGCACGATATTTGCATTTAACGTATATAAAAAATAATAGCGCTGCTTCCGGGCGGCAATTTACATTATAAGGAGGCCAAACAAATGATTATTGGTGTAGCTAAAGAGATCAAAAACAATGAAAATCGGGTGGCCCTCACTCCCGCCGGTACCGAGACGCTCAAGAAGGCAGGGCATACTGTGCTGGTTGAACAAAGCGCCGGTATAGGGAGCGGTTTTTCTGATGAAAGCTATGTAAAGGCAGGGGCGCAAATTATTGCCGACAAAAAAGCCTTGTTTGATAAGTCGGAAATGATTATGAAAGTAAAAGAACCTTTGGCTCCTGAGTATGACCTGTTCCATGAAGGCCAAATTCTCTTCACATATCTGCACCTGGCTCCTGAACCTGAACTGACCCAAGCGTTGCTGACGAAAAAAGTCATTGGCATAGCTTATGAAACTATCGAACGGAACCACACGCTGCCGCTGTTAACTCCGATGAGCGAAGTAGCCGGGCGAATGGCAGTGCAAGTAGGCGCTCATTGCTTGGAAAAACCGTTTGGTGGTAAGGGCATTTTATTAGGCGGCGTACCTGGAGTTGAACCGGCCCAGGTGGTAATTGTCGGCGGTGGCGTAGTTGGCGCCAACGCGGCTAAAATGGCTGTCGGTATGGGTGCCCGTGTAGCCGTCATTGATAAATCTGTTGAACGTTTAACATACCTCGACGATATCTTCGGCGGCC is a window of Sporomusaceae bacterium ACPt DNA encoding:
- the hypB gene encoding Hydrogenase maturation factor HypB, with amino-acid sequence MEVKVMAQILDKNDKLAREINQQLTARGIYALNLLGSPGAGKTALLEATISRLKNEVKLAVIEGDLYTDKDKDRIARHGVPVFQINTAGGCHLDATMVEQALASLDLSGIELLIIENVGNLVCPANFNVGEHAKVVVLSVTEGEDKPLKYPLVFQESSAVVLNKIDLLPYTNFNLDTATADIKTINSGIQLFNISCRSGEGLHEWCCWLKGMASTVSRQAKV
- the yifK gene encoding putative transport protein YifK, with protein sequence MSQKDGLHEDLHRGLQERHVQLIALGGAIGVGLFLGSASAIIIAGPALMLSYFAGGIIIFYIMRALGEVAAAYPVSGSFSAYAGAFLGPLAGYITGWTYWFMWVVTCMAEITAVGVYVQFWLPEVPQWLPALAALVGMTVVNLIAVEAYGEFEFWFALIKVLTIIAMIVAGLAMILFGVGNNGVPIGISNLWSEGGFFPKGLPGIIMSLVMVMFAYLGIELIGVTAGEAKDPEKTLPAAIDKVFWRILIFYVGALFVIMSLYPWNQLGSIGSPFVLTFEKLGVRAAAGIINFVVLTAALSSCNSGIFSTGRMLYNLSLQGRAPKYFGRLNSRKVPINGILVSAFFLLIGVVLNYLAPGKVFTYVTSVSTFAALWVWAIILLVQMKFRQGLTYAQQARLKYPMPGYPVVNWACLAFLALVAAVLCFDPDTLVAMVVGSIWLVLLIVTYYAFGWNKPQLSRPNTKKIK
- the ald gene encoding Alanine dehydrogenase, whose translation is MIIGVAKEIKNNENRVALTPAGTETLKKAGHTVLVEQSAGIGSGFSDESYVKAGAQIIADKKALFDKSEMIMKVKEPLAPEYDLFHEGQILFTYLHLAPEPELTQALLTKKVIGIAYETIERNHTLPLLTPMSEVAGRMAVQVGAHCLEKPFGGKGILLGGVPGVEPAQVVIVGGGVVGANAAKMAVGMGARVAVIDKSVERLTYLDDIFGGRVTTVMSNSYNIANWVKKADLLIGAVLLPGAKAPKLVTEEMVKTMEPGSVIVDVAIDQGGSVETIDRVTTHSDPTYVKYGVVHYSVANMPGAVARTSTLALTNATIEYALQIADKGWKEALRADAGLAKGLNVYYGKVTFKGVAEAHNLPLTTVEEVLA
- the hybF_1 gene encoding Hydrogenase maturation factor HybF, with protein sequence MHELAIAQSVLDIALSTAASHNARRVTGIKILAGELTGVVPEALEFSFAALAGNTIAADAGLSVSIVPLRGRCRDCREEFAILSRRFFCPCCGSPGVEITAGRELSVEYVEVE
- the alr1 gene encoding Alanine racemase 1, whose protein sequence is MEMSMFSRPVWAEIDLKAIENNVREIKKVLKPGVKFCAVVKADAYGHGAVAVARTALANGADRLAVAILNEAIELRQAGFTVPILILGYTPLYQAEMVAAYGITQTLFTLDAAQALSAAAVRLNTRIKVHIKIDTGMSRIGIPPAYAGEFAAQVAALPGLELEGVFSHFATADSVDKTYAYEQLSRFTQALAGIEARGITVPVRHIANSAATLELPEAQFDMVRPGIILYGLWPSDEVAQTVNLKPAMRLQAQVAYVKDITAGTTVSYGQTYRAKDLRRIATLPVGYADGWTRLLSGKASVSIRGRQAPLVGRICMDQCMADVTDIPGVAAGDVATLFGPGGMAVDEVAAKLGTINYELVCMIGKRVPRVYTNTQ